A section of the Tenrec ecaudatus isolate mTenEca1 chromosome 15, mTenEca1.hap1, whole genome shotgun sequence genome encodes:
- the ELAC1 gene encoding zinc phosphodiesterase ELAC protein 1, whose product MSMDVTFLGTGAAYPSPTRGASALVLRCEGECWLFDCGEGTQTQLMKSQLKAGRITKIFITHLHGDHFFGLPGLLCTISLQSSPTGTKQPVDIYGPVGLRDFLQHTMELSHTELVFPYAVHELVPTADQCPADEQPGITHGERTGCRPGAGQGRTIHLDTEEDAYLLVDEEQFVVKAFRLFHRIPSFGLSIMEKRPGKLNAQKLKDLGVPPGPAYGKLKNGISVVLENGVTISPQDVLKKPVVGRKICILGDCSGVVGDGGVELCLEADLLIHEATLDDTQMDKAKERGHSTPRMAAAFANRCQAKRLVLTHFSQRYKPVALAKEGETDGTANLKKQAESVCEHREVTLAEDFMVISIPIQK is encoded by the exons ATGTCTATGGATGTGACGTTTCTAGGGACGGGTGCAGCGTACCCATCCCCGACCCGGGGTGCCTCTGCTCTGGTCCTGCGTTGTGAGGGCGAGTGCTGGCTCTTTGACTGTGGGGAGGGCACTCAGACGCAGCTTATGAAAAGTCAGCTTAAAGCAG GGAGAATTACCAAGATCTTCATCACGCATCTGCACGGAGACCATTTCTTTGGCCTGCCGGGCCTCCTCTGCACCATCAGCCTACAGAGCAGCCCCACCGGTACCAAACAGCCCGTCGACATCTACGGCCCCGTGGGCCTCCGGGACTTTCTCCAGCACACCATGGAGCTCTCCCACACAGAGCTGGTCTTCCCGTATGCGGTCCACGAGCTGGTGCCCACAGCTGACCAGTGTCCTGCAGACGAGCAACCTGGCATCACACACGGGGAAAGGACAGGCTGCCGTCCCGGCGCGGGCCAAGGGAGAACGATCCACCTAGACACCGAAGAAGACGCCTACCTTCTGGTGGATGAGGAGCAGTTTGTCGTGAAAGCGTTCCGCCTCTTTCACCGGATCCCCTCCTTTGGGCTTTCCATCATGGAGAAGCGCCCAGGCAAGCTCAATGCCCAGAAGCTGAAGGACCTCG GTGTTCCGCCTGGTCCAGCGTATGGGAAGCTGAAAAATGGCATCTCAGTTGTGCTGGAAAACGGCGTTACAATCTCTCCCCAAGATGTCTTAAAGAAGCCTGTCGTTGGAAGAAAAATCTGCATCCTGGGGGACTGCTCTGGGGTCGTGGGGGATGGAGGCGTGGAGCTGTGCCTGGAAGCTGACCTGCTGATCCACGAAGCGACCCTGGATGACACCCAGATGGACAAAGCCAAGGAACGCGGCCACAGCACGCCACGGATGGCCGCGGCCTTTGCAAATCGGTGCCAAGCCAAGAGGCTGGTTCTCACTCACTTCAGTCAGAGGTACAAGCCCGTCGCTTTGGCCAAAGAAGGAGAAACTGATGGCACTGCCAACCTGAAGAAGCAGGCGGAATCCGTGTGCGAGCACCGGGAAGTGACGCTGGCAGAAGACTTCATGGTGATCAGCATTCCCATCCAGAAATGA